The Primulina huaijiensis isolate GDHJ02 chromosome 18, ASM1229523v2, whole genome shotgun sequence DNA window AAGCCACTAGCACTGCCTAGTGCGTACACATGCTCATATACGAGTGTACATTATGATTAACTTCCATTTAATTCTTTTAATGTTATATCGACCAAATAGAATTTACACATGTATGTTAATCCACAGGGTTCAAAAGCCAGAACCAAGCGAGGGATTTCAGCTTCTTGTAAAACACCAGCAACCTGTTACTGCTGTGGCTCTATCTGAGGATGACTCGAGAGGATTTTCAGCTTCCAAGAATGGTGCCATTGAACATTGGGATATCATTAATGGGAAAGCTGAAAAGTATACATGGCCTAGTGATAAAGTTCTAAAGTCTCATGGTTTAAAGGACCCACAAGGTCGAGCTACTAAGCATAGCAAGCATGTTCTAGCACTGGCTGTTAGCTCTGATGGACGGTATTTGGCTAGTGGAGGCTTAGATCGACATGTTCATCTGTGGGACGTGCGTACACGAGAGCATATCCAGGTACTTTTAGATGAGCTGCCAATCCTATATGTTCAAATTTTGTGTCTGAAAATTTTGGTTGAAGTTTTAGCACATGTATACATTTATTACCGGGTGGGCCATACTTCTGTCAATGATTTTGGGCTATGTTTGGTTTTGTTTCTGGGAGAGAATTGTAGTTTTAGTAGATATCATTTTATGCAAGAATATACTGAGTTAATAATGCCATTTCAGGTGTGTATAGTTTTTCTAAAGTTGTATGGGTAGCTTTAATCCTTTTAAATACAGTTTATCAGATTAGACTAGAAGGGTAATATGGTAGTAGAATATTTCTAGGGCATATTGCAATGTAAATTAGAAGTAATTACCATGTTGGGAGATGTAAAATGTGTGAAGTTTATGTTTTGGGAGAAAAAAGTGTGTCATATTTGGTTTCGTTTattggaaaaggaaaaaggggGCTGGAAAATGCAACAAAAAAGTACCTCTAAATATTTTTCGACAATCATGATTTGTACACACTGACTTTCCCTTCAGAGTTCTTCCACTTGAGCATCCTGGTAATTACTTAGTCCATTTTTGAAAGACCACTATCTTTTAACAAGTTAATAGACGTAATGGATGTTGCTGATTATTAACTATTATTGTAGCTCACACACATGTTATTCTATTTCTATTTCTAAACAGAGTATTTTACTGAAATATTTAGGTTGTAATTTAATGGCACATCTCACCAATTTCATCATCTGCAGGCTTTTCCGGGACACAAAGGACCAGTCTCTTGCTTAACATTTAGACAGGGGACTTCAGAACTCTTTTCAGGTTCATCAGATAGATCTATAAAGATTTGGAATGCAGAAGATAGAACTTACATAAACACATTGTTTGGACACCAAAGCGAGGTGTTAACAATTGACAGCTTGAGGAAAGAACGTGTACTGACTGTTGGACGTGACCGGACCATGCACTTGTGGAAGGTAATGTAAAGTCTTTTGGTAAGAGATTGAAACAATAGTGAGAATGATCTTGGGTTTATGGAAGTGTCGAGTGctgtatattttttctttctagTGATGACATTGCCTTGCAAACTTTGCCCAACTAGAATAAAAAAGGGACAAAATTAACTGCACAAGCCTATAGCTGATAAAAAATAAGAGATGCAATTTAGAAACAGATATTTATTCCCTACCATAGTGTCCAACTGTCCATTCTGAAattataagaaattttgaatatttttattgcTTCCTTAATCATTGCTTACACTTTAAACCTGGCTGAGGTTTCTTTTCAAGTTCATTTGACTTTTTTGTGGAAACTTCTATGTTTATTCTTATCATTTGATTATCTTTCCTATGATATATGGAAAATAGGTTCCAGAAGAATCACAATTAATATTTCGGGCTTCTGCATCTTCCCTTGAATGCTGCTGCTTTATTAGTAATGATGAATTCCTGTCTGGTTCCGATGATGGAAGCATCGAGCATTGGAATGTAATGCGTAAGAAGCCTGTTCATATTGTAAAAAACGCTCATGCCTCAGCGACTGTTCccagttttgaaaataatgggcTATCCAATGGCCATAAAGGCAAGTGATCTTTGATTGCCATTCATCTCAATGTTCAAAACTTCGTGTTTCTAAGTCAATTGTGTGGTAGTATGTGGCACTTTGACACAGTTCCTCATTGTAATTTGTCTTCTGCAGAAAACAATGCCCTAGATTTAGAGAAATTTGGTTCCACAGCTCTTTCTTGGGTTAACTCAATCACTGTATGCAGAAACAGTGATCTTGCTGCTTCAGGTGCTGGAAATGGTTTGATACGGCTTTGGAAAATTGAGAACGAGTCCAAAGGCATCTCTCCTTTGTTTGAGCTCCCCCTGGTCTGTATTATTGTGTCCTATTGTGGCTATATTGTAATCTTATTTCTGTTAAATTGTCATTGTTAACTTTTGCTTCTTGATTTTACGTGAATATGTGATTTACATGGATATCACTGAAACAGCTTTTATCTAAGACGTTAAAAGTTGCCTCGCGTTCccattttcagattttgatgTCTTTGGAGTTTGGATTTGATTTGTTTGGTGTTATCGtttaatttgattgatttattCTTGTTGTGTGCTTATGATGCATAATCATCCACGCGGGTGCCACTGGTGTTTGAATATTTAGAATAGTTTGTCTCATTGTCTGAACCTTCAGAAGACCTTCAACTTGGCACTCTAGTATCATGCTTGTTTTCAGGGGTGGAATTTTTGTCTTTTATTAAACTTAAACCTAAAACTCAGGGTAGTAGTTTCTCGTTTCACATGATTAAAACCCTTGGTCCAGGTGAAgcagattttttaaaataaatttcaactTCATCTTTAACCAAGTATTCGTCATTTTTGGTATCCTGTTGAATGAGTTGGCTTCTTGGGGCTTGATTATCCGACATCAAGTATCTGGTTTCTATAGCTGTTGTTGATCCTATATCTCAATGTATGGCAGGTCGGATTCGTAAATTCTTTGGCTTTCGCAAAATCTGGAAAATTTCTCATTGCCGGAGTTGGGCAGGTGATGCATTCTCTTCTCTTTATACATGAAAACTATATGAGTTATCTTTAAAAAGGCTACTATGGAACCTGATTTGTAGCCAGAATTTGACTTATCATGATTAGCTGATAGTATTGCTCTAATAATCTAACGTTGAAGCGTGTCTTCTTTGGGACAGGAGCCACGGTTAGGTAGGTGGGGACGTATTTCTGCCGCTAGAAATGGAGTTTCAGTACACCCGTTTGTGCTTTCATGACACAattcaaatattgaattttgaCTCGATTACAATataatagaaaaaagaaaaaaaaatgctaTCTTCTGCCCTTTGTTGAGTTCCAAGTATTTGGGAGTTATTCATCCAACCACCTTATCTGCATAAGTTCTGAAAAAGAAAAGATCACGATAACTGTGTGATTGACTTTGACAATATGCCTCTTGATCACCGTAACTGGGCGATTTTGTATTGGTAGAAACATAATATTCATGCCGGCAAGTCTTGGGTTGATCCAGAATTTGTCACCAATGGTTGCAGTTCTTTACCCTAGTGATGTAGTTTTAGTTCATTTTACATCCGAGTTGATCGGAATCTGAGGTTAAATCATGATTCTCGGAAGTAGCAGTGTAGCTTGAAGCTGTTCTTAAAATTTTTGTCTtcttttatcttttaatttCTAATGCCGGATTGAATGTATTTATCATCGACACATTTTAAGCCGATAGTAATGTACTATAGTACGCTTTGCGAAATTGAATAATTATCTTAACATAGTTATATAACTAACGAATGTATAATTGAAATTGTAAAATAAAGATTCGTCAAATCAATTAAAACTCAAAGCAGTTAAAAGATATGGAGATATcaactttaattaataatatatatgacaTGATATAAGCAAATGATAACTAATGTTGTACTGGTTGGTTGACAAAGAAACGCGATGCTCGAAgttgataaattatttttttaaaaaaaataataatgtcaaCAAGTTGTAATTTTGATAACTATAAAATTAAAGTTGCCAGATTATAGTAATTCACGCAATCTTTGTTTTTGATCTATGCAATTTTTGTGTCGTATTTgccaaaaaatttattcttgTGACTAACTTCTATTGTAGCTCATTAGTTGAATAAAAAATACTTCAGATGTATACCTATAGGAaactagtttttatttttaagaatgtaAAGTTAAGGAAAAtgcaatttaattttgtttttgtttttaattttggtcTTCTATGTTGTCAATTTTTTagtcatttatctttaattttcttgtaattttAGTCGTTTTTTAACGTGACGATCAGCCTTTGTGAGGATAAAtgaataaaatcatcaaaatttagaatataacaagtgaatgactaaaattgtaatttaaaaatatagataatcaAAACATAACGAGATAAACATATGACCAAATCTGCAATTTTCACCCTAAAGAAGTAATTAGTGGTCGAGTTTTGAAATTTCAGGAAAGTAATTAATGCTAATTAGTTGGCACAGGTCGAATATCATTaatgaatattgaaaatatgcATCAATATGATGAttactattactattattattattttaaaatgggtGAATGTTTATCTAatctaaaaaaatcaaatatatttcttaaaaaaatatcaaatatttatatttactttTACAAGATTATGTTGGTTTAATCACTTGGCTGCTTCTTCATTGGTATTGAGATTGAGATGCTTATATTTTATgagaaattataaaaattaattatgatagaattttatttcttaatacTTCACTAAAAATATATCACACAGATAAGTGAGATCaagattatataaattattcaataatttttaaaataataaaagataataatCATATAGATTAGTTATTATTGTCCATTAATAAATATGTTAAATTGAGATTTGAACATGATTCaatctttaaaaaaagaattatcCAAATTTATGAGATATTTAATGACTTATGAAAAcaagaattaaaaataataataaaattttttttttaaaaaaagaaataataataataaataaataaagacgATGAAGACGACGACAAAGTTCATATTTGTTTCCATATGTAAGTTCAAGCATATATATGTATAGTTCCGAGGATTACAATGATGatcaatttttgtttatttgtttatttttttgcgTGCCTGTCTGTCTCTCCTCTCCTGGAGTGCAATTTAATCTTCGATTGCGATCGATTTTGAAATCTTTAGGGTTTACTTTTTTCTGAAAGGCGAAGGTTGAATTGATCTTTGTTT harbors:
- the LOC140963727 gene encoding U3 snoRNP-associated protein-like EMB2271, with the protein product MKGKHLKKKTSEQQGKFSNKKRFSVARDPFFEDSDPKRRRKFGNGGDENIESSDDEAFDSDGDRGREEEREEEIEETPAEKRKRLAHEILEKWRKEEEDGLEDGEEARTEREGERDSLIAKLLQQEQMEESGRLRRAIAARVQKPEPSEGFQLLVKHQQPVTAVALSEDDSRGFSASKNGAIEHWDIINGKAEKYTWPSDKVLKSHGLKDPQGRATKHSKHVLALAVSSDGRYLASGGLDRHVHLWDVRTREHIQAFPGHKGPVSCLTFRQGTSELFSGSSDRSIKIWNAEDRTYINTLFGHQSEVLTIDSLRKERVLTVGRDRTMHLWKVPEESQLIFRASASSLECCCFISNDEFLSGSDDGSIEHWNVMRKKPVHIVKNAHASATVPSFENNGLSNGHKENNALDLEKFGSTALSWVNSITVCRNSDLAASGAGNGLIRLWKIENESKGISPLFELPLVGFVNSLAFAKSGKFLIAGVGQEPRLGRWGRISAARNGVSVHPFVLS